From a single Eremothecium sinecaudum strain ATCC 58844 chromosome III, complete sequence genomic region:
- the PRM1 gene encoding pheromone-regulated protein PRM1 (Syntenic homolog of Ashbya gossypii AFR685C; Syntenic homolog of Saccharomyces cerevisiae YNL279W (PRM1)): MPTTRPYLVLRERLSQIWINRYTLILTLALVKLFLFARTLSSSLENSKHYVLDHCTTIDNFYNSLRDGTPHYMTKMGNFVITKAVEATVDSTLALISMLVTVAEFVVVFMVELWLGTQACLLFSAIHGAVDLATSSAEKVVGFVNSTVITAANDIDDGLNALSKVINEVLKVTDKVGDLFRNDDDDDDGDGEDINSHIKKVNLTIAALRKIQIPSSVNEKLQSLSKNTPDFETVKNKTKTMVVIPLQKLKTDIKSVNTTGMIKSTDLMEVPPIYSSGENGVCSANRPGIEKLYGNLDKTLKYTLIVIIVMLLVGAIAAMVPVAWSEYRQWCRLEELREAGEESKRYTIDPFGDNYKDIDVIECHQTIYNRFPSYTGKWLARYLARTHSQENEVRWLTAYIFSPRAIVILFVAITGLLLCLLQHILLQSLERSLLGQDSAISKIASSTGDHLSGDMKQWAASSNSYIGSAESSINDHMFGWLTTATSSLNDTTSTLLNDIDGVVNSTFKDTPLYGPMNTVVRCVISDKLRSVEKGLTWLHDHAHISLPRIDQGQLQSAIDEQASDNSQPSSSPSSIHSMMQTLGETMKRSILLVIAQHRRLLRLELIISLAILTLWCLQLPIALFWLTHKRYRAARNSDCSMPAYNFHA, translated from the coding sequence ATGCCGACAACGAGGCCTTACCTAGTACTTCGTGAACGTTTGTCGCAGATATGGATTAACAGATATACGTTGATTCTTACACTGGCGCTTGTAAAACTGTTCTTATTTGCAAGGACTCTTTCAAGCTCTTTGGAAAATTCAAAACACTATGTCCTTGATCATTGCACGACTATAGATAACTTTTACAACTCATTAAGAGATGGCACACCTCATTATATGACTAAAATGGGTAATTTTGTTATAACCAAGGCTGTTGAAGCTACAGTCGATTCTACGTTGGCTCTAATATCAATGCTAGTCACTGTTGCTGAATTCGTAGTAGTATTCATGGTTGAATTATGGTTGGGTACTCAAGCGTGTTTACTTTTCAGTGCTATTCACGGCGCGGTAGATCTGGCAACAAGTTCTGCTGAAAAGGTAGTCGGATTTGTAAACAGTACTGTAATAACGGCCGCAAATGACATCGACGATGGTTTAAATGCTCTTTCAAAGGTTATTAACGAGGTTCTCAAGGTTACAGACAAAGTTGGAGACCTATTTCGTAacgatgacgatgatgacGATGGTGACGGTGAAGACATCAACTCTCACATTAAAAAAGTTAATTTGACAATTGCAGCATTACGCAAGATTCAGATACCATCAAGTGTAAATGAAAAGCTCCAATCTCTATCAAAGAACACTCCTGATTTTGAAACAGTGAAGAACAAGACCAAGACCATGGTTGTAATTCCCCTACAAAAACTTAAAACAGACATCAAAAGTGTTAACACTACTGGTATGATCAAGTCAACTGACCTAATGGAGGTTCCCCCAATATATTCTTCGGGTGAGAATGGTGTATGTTCGGCCAATCGACCCGGTATCGAGAAGCTGTACGGCAACCTTGATAAGACCCTTAAATACACCCTGATAGTCATAATTGTTATGTTATTGGTGGGTGCCATTGCAGCAATGGTTCCAGTAGCTTGGAGTGAATATCGACAGTGGTGTCGACTAGAAGAACTGCGTGAGGCTGGAGAAGAGTCAAAGCGTTATACTATAGACCCTTTCGGTGACAATTACAAAGATATAGACGTAATTGAGTGCCATCAAACTATCTACAACAGGTTTCCTTCCTATACCGGTAAGTGGCTTGCTAGGTATTTAGCCCGTACACATTCCCAAGAAAACGAAGTACGGTGGCTGACCGCATATATCTTTTCTCCGCGAGCTATAGTCATCCTGTTTGTCGCAATCACAGGTCTCCTCCTTTGTCTGCTGCAGCATATACTACTGCAGTCATTAGAGCGATCTCTTTTGGGACAAGATTCAGCCATATCTAAGATAGCGTCCAGCACTGGAGATCATCTTTCGGGTGACATGAAACAATGGGCGGCCTCCAGTAACAGCTACATCGGCTCCGCTGAGTCATCCATCAACGACCATATGTTCGGTTGGCTGACCACCGCAACATCATCACTCAACGACACCACGTCTACTTTGCTTAATGACATTGATGGGGTCGTCAATAGCACTTTCAAGGACACCCCGCTCTACGGTCCAATGAACACAGTCGTACGGTGCGTGATCAGCGATAAACTCCGCTCCGTGGAAAAGGGATTGACCTGGCTACACGACCATGCCCACATTTCTCTTCCGCGCATTGACCAAGGTCAGCTACAGTCAGCAATCGATGAGCAGGCATCGGACAACTCGCAGCCGTCCTCCTCCCCTTCGTCCATCCATTCAATGATGCAAACGCTTGGCGAAACCATGAAGCGCTCGATCCTGCTCGTAATCGCACAGCATCGGCGCCTACTTCGGCTGGAGCTTATCATATCGCTTGCAATACTGACCCTATGGTGTCTGCAACTTCCGATAGCACTTTTCTGGCTTACACATAAAAGATACCGTGCTGCAAGGAATAGCGATTGTTCCATGCCTGCATACAATTTCCACGCATAG